One window from the genome of Magnolia sinica isolate HGM2019 chromosome 4, MsV1, whole genome shotgun sequence encodes:
- the LOC131242452 gene encoding probable carboxylesterase 2, with product MNQSDQIEHDFSPFIRVYKNGRVERLLGVSSVPASVDPQTGVESKDVVISPETGLSARLYLPKLSDTLQKIPTLVYYHGGGFCIESAFSPTYHRYLNSLVAEANIVAVSVEYRLAPEHRLPIAYDDSWAALQWVASYASGGGPEAWLTDHADFDRLIVSGDSAGANIAHNLAMRAGREGVGHGVKINGAILIHPYFWGSQPVGMEVSFRKEGKPDLWTYLCPSTTGLDDPLVNPVADGAPDLSGLGCTRVLVCVAENDFLKERGWIYYRALESSGWKGTLEMYAVEEEGHVFHLFKPTCENAGLMLKRLAAFFNK from the coding sequence ATGAATCAAAGCGATCAAATAGAACATGATTTTTCGCCATTCATCCGCGTGTACAAAAATGGACGGGTAGAACGCCTCCTGGGTGTAAGCAGCGTGCCCGCATCGGTGGATCCACAGACGGGCGTCGAATCCAAAGACGTCGTGATTTCGCCCGAAACAGGCTTGTCGGCTCGCCTCTACCTTCCGAAACTCTCCGACACGCTGCAAAAGATCCCGACCCTAGTCTACTACCACGGCGGAGGGTTCTGCATCGAATCGGCCTTCTCTCCCACGTACCACCGCTATCTCAATTCCCTAGTCGCCGAGGCGAACATCGTGGCGGTGTCGGTCGAGTACAGGCTCGCGCCCGAGCACCGTCTCCCGATCGCGTACGACGATTCCTGGGCCGCGCTCCAGTGGGTGGCCTCCTACGCGTCGGGTGGAGGGCCCGAGGCGTGGCTGACGGACCACGCCGATTTCGACCGTCTGATCGTGTCGGGGGACAGCGCGGGCGCCAACATTGCGCACAACCTCGCGATGCGAGCGGGGCGTGAGGGAGTGGGCCACGGCGTGAAGATCAACGGTGCGATCCTGATCCATCCCTACTTTTGGGGATCGCAGCCGGTCGGGATGGAGGTGTCCTTCCGAAAGGAAGGGAAGCCGGACCTGTGGACGTATCTATGCCCATCCACGACCGGCTTAGACGATCCGTTGGTCAATCCTGTGGCGGATGGGGCTCCGGACCTGTCGGGCTTGGGTTGCACACGTGTGCTCGTGTGCGTGGCCGAGAATGATTTTTTGAAGGAGCGTGGTTGGATCTACTATCGCGCGTTGGAGTCCAGTGGATGGAAAGGGACGTTGGAGATGTACGCGGTTGAAGAGGAGGGCCATGTGTTCCATCTGTTCAAGCCCACATGTGAGAATGCTGGGCTGATGTTGAAACGGTTAGCTGCTTTCTTTAACAAGTGA